Proteins from one Panthera leo isolate Ple1 chromosome D1, P.leo_Ple1_pat1.1, whole genome shotgun sequence genomic window:
- the LOC122201395 gene encoding olfactory receptor 56A4-like, with protein sequence MVLFLNNTGTQVTEFLMICFPGMQETQHWLSVVLAPLLVLALGANFVLLLTIRQETSLHEPMYYLLAILSVLDIILCLTVIPKVLLIFWFNMKTISLAGCFLQMFIMNTFLPMESSTFLVMAYDRYVAICHPLHYPSIITEKFVIYAAIFIVFHNFLATLPTPVLAARLNYCASNVVENCIYANISVAKLSCGDIHPNKLYQFVSIWCLLGSDLVLILLSYCFILRAVKRLQSGGAATKALSTCGSHLILILFFYTLLLVFIFTNKAEKKAPSEVPILLNVLHHLIPPALNPIVYGV encoded by the exons ATGGTACTATTTCTCAACAACACAGGCACCCAGGTGACTGAATTCCTGATGATTTGCTTCCCAGGAATGCAGGAAACACAGCACTGGCTATCTGTAGTCCTTGCTCCCCTCCTGGTTTTGGCTTTGGGGGCCAACTTTGTGTTATTACTCACCATTCGGCAAGAGACATCTCTGCACGAACCCATGTACTACCTGCTTGCCATCCTCTCCGTGCTGGATATCATCCTCTGCCTCACTGTCATCCCCAAG GTCCTGCTCATCTTCTGGTTTAACATGAAGACCATCAGCCTTGCAGGCTGCTTTCTGCAGATGTTCATCATGAATACATTCCTTCCTATGGAGTCTTCCACCTTCCTggtcatggcctatgaccgctatgtggccatttgCCATCCTCTGCACTACCCGTCCATCATTACTGAAAAATTTGTCATTTATGCAGCCATCTTCATTGTCTTCCACAATTTTCTGGCCACACTACCCACACCAGTTCTGGCTGCCAGGCTCAACTACTGTGCCAGCAATGTGGTGGAGAACTGTATCTATGCCAACATTTCTGTAGCAAAGCTCTCCTGTGGGGATATTCACCCAAATAAGCTCTACCAATTTGTGAGTATTTGGTGTCTACTGGGTTCTGACCTAGTGCTCATCTTACTATCCTACTGCTTCATCCTGAGGGCTGTTAAACGTCTGCAGTCAGGAGGTGCAGCAACCAAAGCCTTGAGTACTTGTGGTTCCCATCTCATTCTTATACTTTTCTTCTATACATTGCTGCTTGTCTTCATCTTCACAAACAAGGCAGAAAAGAAGGCGCCCTCAGAGGTACCCATTCTTCTCAATGTCTTGCACCACCTCATTCCACCAGCCCTGAACCCCATTGTTTATGGAGTATGA
- the LOC122199520 gene encoding olfactory receptor 56A4-like, whose protein sequence is MVLFLNNTGTQVTEFLMICFPGMQETQHWLSVVLAPLLVLALGANFVLLLTIRQETSLHEPMYYLLAILSVLDIILCLTVIPKVLLIFWFNMKTISLAGCFLQMFIMNTFLPMESSTFLVMAYDRYVAICHPLHYPSIITEKFVIYAAIFIVFHNFLATLPTPVLAARLNYCASNVVENCIYANISVAKLSCGDIHPNKLYQFVSIWCLLGSDLVLILLSYCFILRAVKRLQSGGAATKALSTCGSHLILILFFYTLLLVFIFTNKAEKKAPSEVPILLNVLHHLIPPALNPIVYGV, encoded by the exons ATGGTACTATTTCTCAACAACACAGGCACCCAGGTGACTGAATTCCTGATGATTTGCTTCCCAGGAATGCAGGAAACACAGCACTGGCTATCTGTAGTCCTTGCTCCCCTCCTGGTTTTGGCTTTGGGGGCCAACTTTGTGTTATTACTCACCATTCGGCAAGAGACATCTCTGCACGAACCCATGTACTACCTGCTTGCCATCCTCTCCGTGCTGGATATCATCCTCTGCCTCACTGTCATCCCCAAG GTCCTGCTCATCTTCTGGTTCAACATGAAGACCATCAGCCTTGCAGGCTGCTTTCTGCAGATGTTCATCATGAATACATTCCTTCCTATGGAGTCTTCCACCTTCCTggtcatggcctatgaccgctatgtggccatttgCCATCCTCTGCACTACCCGTCCATCATCACTGAAAAATTTGTCATTTATGCAGCCATCTTCATTGTCTTCCACAATTTTCTGGCCACACTACCCACACCAGTTCTGGCTGCCAGGCTCAACTACTGTGCCAGCAATGTGGTGGAGAACTGTATCTATGCCAACATTTCTGTAGCAAAGCTCTCCTGTGGGGATATTCACCCAAATAAGCTCTACCAATTTGTGAGTATTTGGTGTCTACTGGGTTCTGACCTAGTGCTCATCTTACTATCCTACTGCTTCATCCTGAGGGCTGTTAAACGTCTGCAGTCAGGAGGTGCAGCAACCAAAGCCTTGAGTACTTGTGGTTCCCATCTCATTCTTATACTTTTCTTCTATACATTGCTGCTTGTCTTCATCTTCACAAACAAGGCAGAAAAGAAGGCGCCCTCAGAGGTACCCATTCTTCTCAATGTCTTGCACCACCTCATTCCACCAGCCCTGAACCCCATTGTTTATGGAGTATGA